From the genome of Rhizobacter sp. AJA081-3:
CGGCGACGAGCAGCCGCGTGACGGCGGTCACCTCGCGCTGGATCTTGTCGCCGATCGGCACCGGACCGATCACGCCGCAGAACACGAAGGGCCGATCGCCCACCGGACTCGGCACCTGCGCATTGAATCCGAGCAGCACGGCGTCGCGCCCATTGGCGACGAAGGTGGCCGACATCGACAAACCGCGCCGTTCGCGCTGCCAGTAGCGGCCGGTCTCGGCCATGTCGTCGGCCGAGGCGCGACGCACCTGCCAGCCGCCGCAGCCGCCGGCGTCCTTGAGCAGCCAGCCTGCCGGCGAAGCCGGCGGCTCCATGGCCACGGACGGAAAGCCGATGCCGTGCGATTGCAGCACGCCGAAGAACTGCATCGGGTCGCGCACGCGGCGAACGTCGATCGGCGCCGTGCCGATCAAGGGCAACAGCGCGGCCCCGCGTGCCAGCAGATCGGCGCGGCCGTCGAAGCCACTGCCGGCGATCCAGCCCGCCACATCGCCGCGCTGCGCGAGCGCCGACAGCGCGGCGAGCAGCTTGCCATCGTCGATGCGCAGCGCCGGCGTGGCACCGATGTCTTGCCACGCCGAGGCCTGACGTTGCGTGTCGGCGTCGCCGAAGCAGTCGAGCGCGACCGTGCGCGTGCCGTCGAGTGCAGCGCTCTCGACCAGGGCCCGCGCGGAGAGCGCCGCGACCGCGAGCACGGCGGGCTCAGCCGCCCTTGCCGGCCGCGGACTCGGCCAGGAAGGCGCGCGCCGTGGCGAAGGCCTCGGCGAAGCCGAGCGTCACCGCCTTGGGCGCATCGCGCATCTGCACCAGCAGGCGATGCTGCGTCTGGTACTTGACGTTGCCGATCGCCAGCGCGCCGATGCCCACGGCGTTGGTGCCGGCCAGCGGCTTGGCGTCGTCCATCACGCCGACGCCGGCCACGCCCTCGGGCGGCACCGCGTTCACGTCGGCGGCCACCTTCATGCGCTTCACGTGGCTCAGGTCCTCGGCCGACACCACCTGCACGCCGGCAGCGGCGCAGGCGAGCACCACGTCGGCATCGGCGATCGAGGTGCGCACCGCGGCGCGGTCGCCGCCGGAGATGCCGTGGATGGTCACGCCGAAGCGCTTGCCGGTCTGCTGGGCGGCCTCTTCGGCCACGTCGATGCCGTTGCGGCTGGACAGCGCGACCTCGGCCCCGGCCATGGCCGCGAGCACGCCGGCGATGCGGCCCACCGGCCCGGTGCCGCCGAGGATGACCACGCGCTGGCCCTTCAGGCCCTGCGGCTGCGTCTTCAGCAGTGCCGCCTCGACGCAGGCCACCATCGCCGCGGCGGTGGTGTAGGCGCCGCTCGGGTCGGCCATCACCGACACCACGAAGGGCGGCACCATCGCCTTGGTCGAGCGCTCCAGCATGTCGGCGGCGAGCAGCGCGTCGCGCCCGCCGATGAACAGCCCGGTGCGCGCCACGCCCTTCGGGCCGCGCGAGAAGATCGCGTCCTGCGTCAGCGCGGTCACGCTATCGATGCCGGCGTCGCAGTACGGCACGATGATCTGGTAGCCGGCGTCTGCGGCCATGTTGATGTCGAACGGGCTCATCTGCTTGCCCGGCGTGATCATGTGGAGGATGTAGGGGCGTTCCATGGCGAATCGCAATCTGTGAAGGTTGGGAGAAGAAGTATTCAGCGGGCCGGCAGGTCGGCCACCACGGCACCGCGGCGGCGCGCGGTGACCACGCGCACGGTCAAGGCGTCGTCGACGACGCCGGCCGCGCGCGCGGCTTCGATCAGGCCCAGCGCGGCATCCGCCGAGGGCACGATGGCGAATCCGGTGGGGCCCCAGGAGCTCTGCCCGATCGCCGCGGCATCGCCGGCCGAGGCACCCCACCAGCGCATCAGGCGGCCGACGGCGGCGCTGGTCCAGGCGCTGCCGTCCTGCGCCGGCGCGAAATGGTCGCCCAGCAGTTGCTGCACGCGGTTCAGGCCCGGCGCGAAGGCTGCGAAATCGTCGCTTGCCGCGCCCGGCAGCACGCGCATCAGCACCTGGTGGCAGATATCGGCCGCAGCGGCCTGCGGCAGCGGCGGCAGTCGGGCAATCGCCTCGCGTTCGCCGGAGCCGGACAGGCCACGCAAGCGTTCGTCGAGCACGACGATGACGCGCCAGCCCAGCGGCAACTCGACGCGCGAGAGCAGCTGCGCGGGCGATCCATCGCGCCCCGGCCCGCCGTCGAGCAGCAGCCCGCCGGCATCGAAGCCGGCGATGCCGATGCCCGAGCGTTGGCCGCGGCCCAGCCATGA
Proteins encoded in this window:
- a CDS encoding NAD(P)-dependent methylenetetrahydromethanopterin dehydrogenase; translation: MERPYILHMITPGKQMSPFDINMAADAGYQIIVPYCDAGIDSVTALTQDAIFSRGPKGVARTGLFIGGRDALLAADMLERSTKAMVPPFVVSVMADPSGAYTTAAAMVACVEAALLKTQPQGLKGQRVVILGGTGPVGRIAGVLAAMAGAEVALSSRNGIDVAEEAAQQTGKRFGVTIHGISGGDRAAVRTSIADADVVLACAAAGVQVVSAEDLSHVKRMKVAADVNAVPPEGVAGVGVMDDAKPLAGTNAVGIGALAIGNVKYQTQHRLLVQMRDAPKAVTLGFAEAFATARAFLAESAAGKGG
- a CDS encoding ATP-grasp domain-containing protein, with product MLAVAALSARALVESAALDGTRTVALDCFGDADTQRQASAWQDIGATPALRIDDGKLLAALSALAQRGDVAGWIAGSGFDGRADLLARGAALLPLIGTAPIDVRRVRDPMQFFGVLQSHGIGFPSVAMEPPASPAGWLLKDAGGCGGWQVRRASADDMAETGRYWQRERRGLSMSATFVANGRDAVLLGFNAQVPSPVGDRPFVFCGVIGPVPIGDKIQREVTAVTRLLVAVFRLRGLGSLDFLLDGDTVEVLEVNPRPPASLALYPRVGEGGPVRAHLRACQRDELPPAPAPMDGVRGTEIVFAPRALHVDADLAAQIACREGVRDLPCAETQIAAGDPLCSLVAEGRDVHEVTTRLASRRDALLASLETTT
- a CDS encoding beta-ribofuranosylaminobenzene 5'-phosphate synthase family protein, producing MPSPSTTSPRAQARAGVSVRAPGRLHLGFLDPSGSLGRRFGSIGLVIDGFETGLELAPAEHDALSADTLAAQDELGRASAHLQRLRERSGCHAPLSLRLHQVLPAHAGFGSGTQLALAVGCAFARLHALDVDTPTLASWLGRGQRSGIGIAGFDAGGLLLDGGPGRDGSPAQLLSRVELPLGWRVIVVLDERLRGLSGSGEREAIARLPPLPQAAAADICHQVLMRVLPGAASDDFAAFAPGLNRVQQLLGDHFAPAQDGSAWTSAAVGRLMRWWGASAGDAAAIGQSSWGPTGFAIVPSADAALGLIEAARAAGVVDDALTVRVVTARRRGAVVADLPAR